In one window of Candidatus Eremiobacteraceae bacterium DNA:
- a CDS encoding Nramp family divalent metal transporter, with the protein MPDRRLLPRIFNPLIFGRHGDAPPPASSPTPTPARPRPRIWRSIVMFLSVVGPGIITANADNDVGGITTYSLAGAQFGYGQLWILLPVTIALIVVQEMCARMGAVTGKGLADLIRENFGARVTFWVLLVFVLGDLGNTATEFAGVASAAPIFQTYVPLLSKFVLVPLSAIFVYTLVVRGNYRSVEKVFLVFCLLYLSYVISGLLVHPPWHEVLAQTVVPHFTASKAYALMAIGVIGTTISPWMQFYIQSAIVEKGVKAQDYRYSRIDVISGAIFTDVIAFFIIVASAATIFVHNQHAAAGQMITINDAGDVASALAPLAGKYASLLFALGLLNAAIFTASILPLSTAYYVCEAFGFESGVQKRLTEAPFFYGFYLALIVIGAGVVILPGAPLLAIIFYSQVLNGALLPVVLILMLLLINNKRLMGKYTNNFVFNAIAWATVLIVGLLTIVSTAQLIFPSLGS; encoded by the coding sequence ATGCCCGACCGTCGGCTGCTGCCGCGAATCTTCAATCCGCTGATCTTCGGCCGGCACGGAGATGCGCCGCCGCCTGCGTCGTCGCCCACTCCCACGCCGGCGCGTCCGCGGCCGCGCATATGGCGTTCGATCGTCATGTTTCTCTCGGTTGTCGGGCCGGGCATCATCACGGCCAACGCCGACAACGACGTCGGCGGAATAACCACGTATTCGCTGGCGGGCGCGCAGTTCGGCTACGGTCAGCTCTGGATATTACTACCGGTGACGATAGCCCTCATCGTGGTGCAGGAGATGTGCGCGCGCATGGGCGCTGTGACCGGCAAAGGTCTTGCGGATCTGATCCGCGAGAACTTCGGCGCGCGCGTGACTTTCTGGGTGCTGTTGGTCTTCGTGCTCGGCGACCTAGGAAACACGGCTACCGAATTCGCGGGCGTGGCGTCCGCGGCGCCCATCTTTCAGACGTACGTGCCGCTGCTCTCGAAATTCGTGCTCGTGCCGCTGTCCGCGATATTCGTCTACACGCTCGTGGTGCGCGGCAATTACCGGTCGGTCGAAAAAGTCTTTCTCGTCTTCTGCTTGTTGTATCTCTCCTATGTCATCAGCGGCCTGCTCGTCCACCCGCCGTGGCATGAAGTGCTTGCGCAGACCGTCGTGCCGCATTTCACCGCGAGCAAAGCCTACGCTTTGATGGCGATCGGCGTCATCGGCACGACGATCTCCCCCTGGATGCAGTTCTATATCCAATCGGCGATCGTGGAGAAAGGCGTCAAGGCGCAGGACTATCGCTATTCGCGCATCGATGTCATCAGCGGCGCGATCTTCACCGATGTGATCGCGTTCTTCATCATCGTGGCGAGCGCGGCCACGATCTTCGTCCACAACCAGCACGCGGCCGCCGGCCAGATGATCACCATCAACGATGCGGGCGACGTCGCATCGGCTCTGGCGCCGCTCGCCGGGAAGTACGCATCGCTGCTCTTCGCGCTGGGCCTGCTCAACGCGGCGATATTCACGGCCTCGATCCTGCCGCTTTCGACCGCTTACTATGTCTGCGAGGCGTTTGGCTTCGAATCGGGAGTCCAGAAGCGGTTGACGGAAGCGCCGTTCTTCTACGGGTTCTATCTCGCGCTGATCGTGATCGGCGCAGGCGTCGTCATCCTTCCGGGCGCACCGCTGCTGGCGATAATCTTCTATTCGCAAGTGCTCAACGGGGCGCTGCTTCCGGTCGTGCTCATCTTGATGCTGCTTTTGATTAACAATAAGCGCCTCATGGGGAAATACACGAACAATTTTGTCTTCAATGCCATCGCATGGGCCACCGTGTTGATCGTCGGATTGCTGACGATCGTATCCACGGCTCAGCTAATATTCCCGTCCCTCGGATCCTGA
- a CDS encoding ATP-binding protein: protein MQRSGLRTRLTLTYTIALVAGLVLFAALSDVLIDRMFKIGVDQSLREATRGLVAITDAGPKGIAVDVQGRRPLTQVLGTKLDGAIIAAGGHVVVTNVASLPAGLLALTSTHERSITLATLNPSGKSSDAIRVALAPIERNGKTFGYALAWRSAETLEDIDRPATTAFAIAIPVIVMLAAIFGGIIARRGLAPLAAMADIASDIEANDLSRRLHAPPTDDELGRLCATFDRMLDRLAAAFERQRRFTADASHELRAPLSVIRAEADLALRKPRDGPEYRRALEAIATESERLRTLIGDLLAVARADERVAADIAQVDVAESTLAAARRLTPVAQTKSVALDVDVKDPCIVTGDRDALARVPVVLLDNAVKFAPNGGRVDVKVALENGSVVIRVHDDGPGFSPDGLRQATQRFWRDDSARGRTGTGLGLAIARTIVEQAGGTIALSNRASGGAEVTVRLPEGVRLPEGADASRPSPTSP, encoded by the coding sequence ATGCAACGTAGCGGCCTGCGCACGCGTCTGACGCTCACCTACACGATTGCGCTGGTCGCGGGTCTCGTTCTCTTCGCTGCGCTCTCCGATGTCTTGATCGACCGCATGTTCAAGATCGGAGTGGACCAAAGCTTGCGGGAAGCGACTCGGGGTCTCGTGGCGATCACGGATGCCGGACCGAAGGGGATTGCGGTAGACGTGCAGGGCCGACGGCCGCTCACGCAGGTGCTCGGCACGAAGCTCGACGGCGCCATCATCGCCGCCGGCGGCCATGTGGTCGTCACCAACGTTGCTTCCCTACCGGCTGGCCTGCTCGCGCTGACGAGCACCCACGAACGCTCCATCACACTCGCCACCCTGAATCCGTCCGGCAAATCGAGCGACGCGATACGCGTCGCCCTCGCGCCGATCGAGCGCAATGGCAAGACGTTCGGTTATGCGCTCGCGTGGCGGTCGGCCGAAACGCTGGAAGACATCGATCGACCGGCAACGACCGCGTTCGCCATCGCCATCCCGGTGATCGTCATGCTCGCCGCGATCTTCGGCGGCATCATAGCGCGGCGCGGACTCGCGCCGCTTGCAGCGATGGCCGACATCGCGTCCGACATCGAGGCCAACGATCTCAGCCGGCGTCTCCATGCGCCGCCAACCGACGACGAACTCGGTCGTCTCTGTGCGACCTTCGACCGCATGCTCGACCGCCTTGCGGCGGCGTTCGAACGCCAGCGGCGGTTTACAGCCGATGCGTCGCACGAACTGCGCGCACCGCTTTCCGTGATCCGCGCCGAGGCGGACCTCGCGCTTCGTAAGCCGCGCGACGGACCGGAGTATCGCCGGGCCCTCGAAGCGATTGCGACCGAGTCCGAGCGGCTTCGGACGCTCATCGGCGATCTGCTCGCGGTCGCCCGCGCAGACGAACGTGTCGCGGCCGACATCGCGCAAGTCGACGTCGCGGAGTCGACACTAGCGGCGGCCAGGCGGCTCACGCCCGTGGCTCAGACGAAATCCGTCGCGCTCGATGTCGACGTCAAAGATCCGTGCATCGTCACGGGCGACCGCGATGCGTTGGCTCGAGTTCCCGTCGTACTGCTGGATAATGCGGTCAAGTTCGCGCCAAACGGCGGACGCGTCGATGTGAAGGTGGCATTGGAGAACGGGTCAGTCGTCATCCGCGTACACGATGACGGTCCGGGCTTTTCACCCGACGGGCTCCGACAAGCCACGCAGCGTTTTTGGCGAGACGACAGCGCGCGAGGCCGCACCGGCACGGGTCTCGGGCTCGCCATCGCTCGGACGATCGTCGAACAGGCGGGCGGAACGATTGCGCTTTCCAATCGCGCATCGGGCGGCGCGGAAGTGACCGTGCGTCTCCCTGAAGGGGTGCGTCTCCCTGAAGGGGCCGACGCCAGTCGGCCCTCGCCGACGTCCCCTTGA
- a CDS encoding response regulator transcription factor, translated as MKVLVVEDDARLADVLRRGLAESGHVVDVEGDGARGEFAALGGSYDVIILDCMLPSKDGFAVARGLRHAGNSTPILMLTARDTVDDTVLGLDAGADDFVRKPFVFRELEARLRSLVRREPARPRQDLHVGDLTMDLGTRRVTRGGKQIPLTARETAFLEYLMRNAGLLITRPMLENALWERDRETVSNLIEVYVRRLRAKLAVAGGTELIHTVRGAGYRFGPEETSDAT; from the coding sequence GTGAAGGTTCTCGTTGTCGAAGATGATGCTCGGCTCGCCGACGTCCTCCGGCGGGGCCTGGCCGAGAGCGGCCACGTCGTAGATGTTGAAGGGGATGGAGCGCGCGGAGAGTTTGCCGCGCTCGGCGGATCGTATGACGTGATTATCTTGGACTGCATGCTGCCCAGTAAGGACGGGTTCGCCGTGGCACGCGGCCTTCGTCATGCCGGGAATTCGACGCCGATACTCATGCTGACCGCCCGCGACACGGTCGACGACACGGTTCTTGGACTCGACGCCGGTGCCGACGACTTCGTCCGCAAACCGTTTGTCTTCCGCGAGCTCGAGGCACGTCTTCGCTCCCTCGTCAGGCGCGAACCGGCGCGCCCGCGACAGGACCTGCACGTCGGCGATCTCACCATGGATCTCGGAACGCGCCGCGTGACGCGCGGTGGCAAGCAGATTCCATTGACGGCGCGCGAAACCGCCTTTCTCGAATACCTCATGCGCAACGCCGGCCTGCTCATCACCCGGCCGATGCTCGAAAACGCGCTCTGGGAGCGCGACCGCGAGACCGTCTCAAACTTGATCGAGGTCTACGTCCGCCGTCTGCGCGCCAAGCTCGCGGTCGCCGGCGGAACAGAACTCATCCACACCGTTCGCGGCGCGGGCTATCGCTTCGGCCCGGAAGAAACCTCTGATGCAACGTAG
- a CDS encoding MFS transporter, translating into MQLFSRLLPILGVTFVDILGFSIILPILPYFITHFGASDVVVGFLFSTFAGCQLVAGPIWGRVSDKIGRKSVLIVSQVGATIGWAMLAFAGNIFWVFVARIVEGVSGGNISVTNSYVADLVEPRQRTRAFAYVQAAFSAGIVFGPAFGGFLMKSFTVSHGAAAGFAAPFLAAAALQFVTLLLTIFMLPESRQRDKTQAISTLADVGHSLADKRIAPILWQMWAYSLALYGWFAIYSLMFKEALGFTPWQASYVFSGFGAFSVLLQLFVVGQISDRTSDRVCSNIGIACSVAGFACVPLIHSLPTMLPTMVFFAIGMALSRPGLNSLLTNAIPDDQRGVILGVGSSLDNVSGIVMPPISTSVLGKFGPGWSGLASLCCSAVALAIGLARQAREHAQASTAAAGD; encoded by the coding sequence ATGCAGCTCTTCTCTCGCCTCTTGCCCATCCTGGGCGTCACATTTGTCGACATACTCGGCTTCAGCATCATCCTGCCGATTCTGCCGTATTTCATCACGCATTTCGGGGCGTCGGATGTCGTCGTCGGCTTTCTCTTCTCGACCTTCGCGGGCTGCCAGCTCGTGGCCGGCCCGATCTGGGGCCGCGTCAGCGATAAGATCGGACGCAAGAGCGTTTTGATCGTGAGTCAGGTGGGCGCGACGATCGGCTGGGCGATGCTCGCCTTTGCTGGAAATATCTTCTGGGTCTTCGTCGCACGGATCGTGGAGGGCGTCTCGGGAGGGAACATCAGCGTCACGAATTCGTACGTGGCCGATCTCGTGGAACCAAGACAGCGGACGCGCGCGTTCGCGTATGTGCAGGCCGCCTTCAGCGCGGGCATCGTCTTTGGACCGGCGTTCGGCGGGTTCCTGATGAAGAGCTTCACGGTGTCGCATGGGGCGGCGGCCGGTTTCGCTGCGCCGTTTCTCGCGGCCGCGGCGCTTCAATTCGTGACGCTGCTGCTCACCATCTTTATGTTGCCGGAGTCACGACAACGCGACAAGACGCAAGCCATCTCGACGCTCGCCGATGTCGGCCATTCGCTTGCCGACAAGCGCATCGCTCCGATTCTGTGGCAGATGTGGGCGTATTCGCTCGCGCTCTACGGCTGGTTCGCGATCTATTCGCTTATGTTCAAAGAGGCGCTCGGCTTCACACCGTGGCAAGCGAGCTACGTCTTCTCCGGTTTCGGCGCGTTCAGCGTGTTGCTTCAACTCTTCGTCGTAGGCCAGATATCCGATCGGACGAGCGACCGCGTGTGCTCCAATATCGGCATCGCATGCTCGGTCGCCGGCTTCGCGTGTGTGCCGCTCATCCATAGCCTGCCGACGATGCTGCCTACCATGGTCTTCTTCGCCATTGGCATGGCGCTGTCTCGGCCCGGACTCAACTCGCTGCTCACGAACGCGATTCCGGATGACCAGCGCGGCGTGATTCTCGGTGTGGGTTCATCGCTCGACAACGTCTCCGGCATCGTCATGCCTCCGATATCCACGTCTGTCTTAGGAAAATTCGGACCCGGTTGGAGCGGTCTTGCTTCTCTTTGCTGCTCCGCCGTCGCGCTTGCGATCGGGTTAGCCCGCCAAGCGCGCGAACATGCGCAGGCCTCGACCGCAGCTGCCGGCGACTGA